A DNA window from Paenibacillus andongensis contains the following coding sequences:
- a CDS encoding pentapeptide repeat-containing protein, whose product MFEHSNQNYAGVNFGTQDLRYGELKSCTFNRCSFTNGSLEEITSYNCRFIECDFRGALLNGSIHKESAFENCNFNGANLFVSKFETCKMTGSDFSGSNMDGITIYQGDWSYTNLRNTRLVKQDLRGVKFYEADLSGANLEKADLRDCDLTMTLLANAKLQGADVRGAKMERVDFKTFTVTGMRMDREQSVLFSLSHGAKVD is encoded by the coding sequence ATGTTTGAGCATAGCAATCAAAATTATGCAGGAGTAAACTTTGGCACTCAAGATTTAAGGTACGGCGAGCTAAAAAGTTGTACATTTAATCGTTGCTCGTTTACTAACGGGTCACTAGAAGAAATTACATCTTACAACTGCCGTTTCATTGAATGTGATTTTCGCGGAGCCTTGTTAAATGGCTCCATTCATAAAGAATCCGCGTTTGAGAATTGTAACTTTAACGGAGCTAATCTTTTTGTTTCGAAATTTGAAACATGTAAAATGACGGGTTCGGATTTTTCTGGCTCCAATATGGATGGGATCACAATTTATCAAGGCGATTGGTCATATACAAATTTGAGAAATACCAGACTAGTTAAACAGGACTTACGCGGGGTCAAATTTTATGAAGCAGACTTGTCAGGAGCCAATTTAGAAAAAGCCGATTTAAGAGATTGTGATCTGACTATGACATTACTGGCAAATGCGAAATTGCAGGGTGCTGATGTAAGAGGGGCAAAAATGGAAAGAGTGGATTTCAAAACATTCACCGTTACAGGTATGAGAATGGATAGAGAGCAATCTGTATTGTTTTCGCTTTCTCATGGAGCCAAGGTTGATTAA